GCAGTTGCTGTAGGGAATGCCGTTATTTTAAAACCGTCTGAGCGTGTTCCTTGCTCTGCACTCTTTTTATCAGAGCTTTGGAAGGAAGCAGGTTTACCAGATGGGATTTGGACAGTCATTAATGGTGACAAGGATACAGTCAATGAGCTTTTAACGAATCCTTCCATTGAGGCTATTTCATTTGTCGGATCAACACCAGTTGCTGAATATATTTATGCAACAGGCTCTAAACATGGGAAACGTGTCACAGCATTAGGTGGTGGCAAAAACAATATGGTTGTTATGCCTGATGCAGATTTAGAACAAGTTGCCAATGCCTTTTTAGGTGCAGCTTATGGTGCTGCATCACAACGATGTATGGCCATTTCTACAATCATTCCAGTTGGCGAAACTACAGCTGAAAAGCTTGTAAAAATATTAGCTGATAAAATTTCAGCTTTAAAAGTAGGACCTTATACTGACAAAGAAGTTGATTTTGGTCCTGTTATTACTCAACAATCGAAAGATGCTATCATAGGCTTTATTGAACGCAGTCTTAAAGAAGGTGCTACTATCGTATGCGATGGTCGTCAACCAGAAATTTCGAAAAAATCTAATGGTTTTTATTTAGGCCCAACATTATTGGATCACGTAAAACCAGGTATGGAAATTTATGAGCAAGAAGTATTCGGACCTGCTCGTAATGTCGTACGTGTGCAAACATTGGAGGAAGCTATTGATTTAATTAATAATCACGAGTTAGGAAACGGCGTAACTATCTTTACAAATAATGGAGCAGCTGCTCGTAAATTCACTTCTGAAATTGAAGTGGGTATGGTTGGCGTAAACGTGCCTATCCCAATACCTGTCGGCTACCATAATTTTGGGGGCTGGAAACGTTCAAAATTTGGTGAAGGTCATATGTTTGGACCAGACCAAGTCCGCTTCTTTACGAAAGCTAAAACAATTTCCGAAAAGTGGTTTGAAGATACTACAGAATCTGCATCATCCTTTGCTTTTCCTAGTAATAACGACTAGAAATACAAGCCGTCTCACTGTGCATATGAGACGGCTATTTGTTACTAAAAAACTGATGTACCAACTTGGCCATCAGTTTTTTAGTGCTTACTTTTTCTTGTTATTTATATCTTTTTTGTTCGTTTTTGGAACATCTGTGAAATCTGCTTCTTCCCCAGCCTCCATACCATAACTCGGATTGCTATTAATACGAGTATGTGGATCGAAGTCCGCATCCTCATCCAAACGCTTCATGAGAATTGGAATTGATACAAGTCCAGCTAGTCCGACAAGCGCATATACCCATCTAGACAATACCGCTGTTTGTCCACCAAATAAATAGGCGACTAAATCAAATCTAAAAAATCCTATTAGTCCCCAGTTAATTGCACCAATAATTACGAGAACTAAGGCAATCCTATATAATACACCCATTCGTAGTACCTCCTTTCTTCTATAGTGTGGCGAAGCAAATCACATGTCTGGCAAAGATAAACCTTCACCATTGTAAAATGCAACACTTTGCTATGACTAATGGCAAACTGACCATTGGCCAATGTGTCATGTAAGTTATTTACAACACTCATAATGACGGTCTTATTTTTCGCAATAACTGTTTTTTTATACAAAGGTACGCTTTGCTAGTCCATAACTGCAAAAGAGCATACAAAAAGCACTAATAAATCTATTAGCGCTTAATATTTAGTACTCGTTATTTACCTTTATGAAATGACTTTTCATGCTGAAGTAACCATTCTTTCCGCCATAAACCGCCAGCATAACCAGTTAAAGTACCATTTGAGCCAATAATACGATGACAAGGAATAACAATGCTTAATTTATTTTTGCCATTTGCATTGCCAACAGCTCTTATCGCTTTTTCATTGCCAATT
The genomic region above belongs to Lysinibacillus sp. FSL W8-0992 and contains:
- a CDS encoding CoA-acylating methylmalonate-semialdehyde dehydrogenase; this encodes MVTNTGLKELGHFINGEIVVGKSGNFSNVYNPSTGAVIARVPLATKEEVQAAIVSAKNAFPAWRGLSVGKRAEIVLKFRQLLTARMDELIDLICTESGKTIEDAKGEITRGLESVDLAINAPHLVKGEYSVNVGGNINAYSAKAPLGVVAAISPFNFPVMVPLAITSMAVAVGNAVILKPSERVPCSALFLSELWKEAGLPDGIWTVINGDKDTVNELLTNPSIEAISFVGSTPVAEYIYATGSKHGKRVTALGGGKNNMVVMPDADLEQVANAFLGAAYGAASQRCMAISTIIPVGETTAEKLVKILADKISALKVGPYTDKEVDFGPVITQQSKDAIIGFIERSLKEGATIVCDGRQPEISKKSNGFYLGPTLLDHVKPGMEIYEQEVFGPARNVVRVQTLEEAIDLINNHELGNGVTIFTNNGAAARKFTSEIEVGMVGVNVPIPIPVGYHNFGGWKRSKFGEGHMFGPDQVRFFTKAKTISEKWFEDTTESASSFAFPSNND
- a CDS encoding DUF378 domain-containing protein, whose product is MGVLYRIALVLVIIGAINWGLIGFFRFDLVAYLFGGQTAVLSRWVYALVGLAGLVSIPILMKRLDEDADFDPHTRINSNPSYGMEAGEEADFTDVPKTNKKDINNKKK